The genomic stretch ATGATGTATCATATACGACGCTTGAGCCATACACTGAAGATAGTAGAGATGAACTTGTGCCCCTTCCAAATTCTGAATAGCTCTCAATCCACTCTGAAGCAGATATACAAAGATTACTAAAAATATAATCACCCCTTGGTGTATCAATCACCCAGCTTTGACTCCAGATctacaactgcaacaacttgctgcatgtatacatactctttactagtaaatgaagctgtgttctacttgcttcagagctatgAGCATATCTgcgtgtagttgtgtgtgtgtgtgtgtgtgcacgtgcgcgcgcatgtgagtgtgtgtgcgcacgcgtgtgagtgtgtgtgtgtgtgtgtgtgtgtgtgtgagagagagagagagagagggtgtgtgtgtgtgtgtgtgtgtgtgtgtgtgtgtgtgtgtgtgtgtgtgtgtgtgtgtgaaagagaAATTCACTGTACTGGTGCTATATGTAGTATGAAAATTGAAGAATACACTAATAATCCATTTTGCCAATCTTGTACTCAATTACTACAAACTACTACAATTCACAATTTCCATATTGATACAGATAGTATGCATAAAAAGtgttaatataaaatttaattcaAAATTAGAATATGGGTTAGAGTCAAGGCTATTAAAAGTTAAGACAAGCATACTACTGATGTAATTTCTATGCAATTTAATACTATGTAGCAATCAAACACACATCTCGTCCATTTAATCAGCAACCACTAGTACCTCAAGGTTTTGGAATCGGCCCGTCATTTGGATGACGGTGCGAAacgtacatgtgcatgtgcagagCCATTTAGATAAGGTGTGCGCAGAACCGTTCACGCGCATAGCTATTTATATACGGGTCTTTCTATGCGGTGGCCCTCGGGCGCCCATACAGTCGCGCAACTAGATAGGGAATTCCCCCAAATAATTTGTCGCATTCGAAAAGTTGACGCTCACCGTCATTCTTCCAATATTGTTACCGTAACACTTTCTTCAAAACTTAGTGTAACACCGAttacatacacgtacaacacaATTCGCTCATTTGCTACGAAATTTTTCGAATTGTTCTAGAATGCAGAGTCGTTGACGTCGCACCACTAACTGACACGCAAATTCAAACAATTACGAGCACGAAAAAGCATGTTGCGTTAGAATTCGACATTACAATGTGCGTCCAACAAGCGCTAGCGCCAACTGGTTTGTATTCGGATACGCCCACACGTCTAGTGACGCAGACAGGTTCACCCGCGTCGCATCAAGTCGCATCACGACAATCAATACAAAAGTGTCGACGGCGACCTCGTGCGCAAATCCCTTCAAATACAGTTCAATTTTGTAGTTAAAAATTTTAAAGCGACTATAGTATTACGAAAAATAATGATTGCACACATATCTGTGGACATTTACATTTGCAGGCATGCACCTGGTCTCTAGTCTAGTGTGCTTACCTGCAGGACAGAAACTTTACGGCTCGAGTAGCGACGTGGAGTGAGGAAAGATCGAGCCCCGGCTCTGAAGAATGAACGGATCATGTTGACGCACTAACTCCGCTGAAAATGATGTGATATAACGCTGAGAGATACCCGTATATATACGTGACGTCACGTTTACACGTGacatgcacgtgcgcacaGAATAGCTCCGccttaattaagctacgagcgtaaaagaagtacaccacaataagtggtgaaatgcttcgcgagaagctcactctaaacgggttgaattgacttccggtctgtctgtcggtatgtctgtacctatgtttgtaactatctatctatgtttgtttgtaagcgtgtgtcacgggggagttcgtcagccaatcagcagtcgttttgggacgctaaacgtaggtgacgtaatactagcttgtcagcctgaatcactctcgggaatttgtagagccaatcagccgTCCTTTGggacatcaacaatgggtgacgtaacaatcccgagcactatgacagaaaagccgagatgtcgtaaacctccattttacggtcaaaatgtagtcaaaccgagaagcgcagagtaaagatcaggtaatagttgtatgcgtttgttactttttacaagagaatcgcaaaacaaacgaatttatcgttctacaagaagccaagctaaggtcccatgggaccatgcatctagcatgtcatccgcgatcttcaagagagcaatatgttctaagtaggactgatgatgaacgatcgacgtcgtcatgcaagaaagattcgtaggaaacgttgacgctgcttaatatcttctggatccggtcgctagatatacatgatgtcgcttcacagtattttctatgcagctaggagacgtagaccgatctctagctgcaacgaaatagcggaacgaaagatggcgacgattcaataaaagtatgataatttgatagtccatctcaacagttaattaatttattaactttcagtgatacaagagcgctatacatgcagaattgagacataacgtggataacaagcccgcgccgtgcaagagttgcgtagctgtgtgaattcgaagtagtgtgggacattgatggtatttagttaattatctttaatcacattcaTAAATctaggtgttttcaaagaattgccgtttacattctagcatcaattaagctaatgattaatatgattaattaataataatgacaataatttaacaaaatttaataaatatacattgatatttacaataaatacacacacacacacacacacacacacacacacacacacacacacacacacacacacacacacacacacacacacacaacgtcacttctgtcacttgtgctgaattcgaagtgtagtgtgggaattgatgatatttagttaattatctttaatcacatcaacgcatccttgtgttttcaaagaattatacattcaagcaacaagctaatgaataaataatgataatgacaataagtagacaaaaattaataaatttacattaatatttataataaatacacacgtgccacacacacacacacacacacacacacacacacacacacacacacacacacacacacacagcaagctaagcaaacacacacacacacacacacacacacacacacacacacacacacacacacacacacacacacacacacacacacacacacacacacacacacacacacacacacacacgctcgtagctgtgaagcaacgttgtaaacacagcttcttTACTAGTATAATCTCCGGATGTGATGTGACACGAATCCAAACTTTCAATTAGCAGTTAACTCGACTGTTCGTTTAGATACTACTTTAGTCTGCTACCTGGCGGTTGTTCTTTTGCCAGATACAAAACTTGCTCAAACCCCGTACACGTTTCCATCCGGGCATTAGCAAGCTCAAAAGTCGCCAGTATGATGCGTGTAATCCTCTGGTTACTGTTTCGTGTGGCCTGCATAGCCGCTCTCACGTTACCTCCCATGCCTCCTGACATGCCAGTCAAGGTCATCAACCTAGACCTGAGTCCCCGGATGAGATGGCAAGGCGTTATCAAAGAGCTGGTGACAACGTACGGATTCGAGTATACGTACGGACCGGCCATTGAGTACATCACATCAAATTTCGGTAAAGAAGTCCTCGACCTACTCGACGaagtgtcacgtgacctggAAGGCGTCCTAATTCCCGAGTATGTCGAAGAGCTGCGTGGGTGTGCCGATGCCGCAAGGGAACTGGGATACGGGACACTGCTGCCCTTGGAAACCATAATTACGATCAATCTTCTCTACGAGTTCTCAAACTTCTGCACGAGCATCGTGACCGAGGACGGTCAAGGTCAGATTTGGCACTCGAGGAACATGGACTGGTCGTTTGGGAAGGAATCTCTGAAGAACATTAGTATAATCGCCGACTTTCAAAAGGGAGGTGTGACGCAGTACAAGACGATCACGTGGGCGGGGTACGTCGGGGCCATATCGGGTATGAGACCCGACGGTTTCTCGATCACGATTGACGAACGATTCACGTCTGACATCCTAGCAATCATCCAATCGTTCGAACGCTTGCTGCATCACAAGGGCGTCTCAGTTGGATTtctgtcacgtgacgtgttgGATAACAACAGGACGTATGAAGCCGCTGTCAAAACGCTTGCATACACGCCACTCACGACCTCCGTGTATTACATAGTCGGTGGCACCGAGCACAACGAAGGTTGCGTGATAACCCGGAAAGAAGAGCATGTAGAAGTGTGGGAGATGCCGAATGGACCTCAACCATGGTTCATTATCGAGACGAATTATGATCACAGATACACACCACCGTATCCCGATGATCGAAGAAAACTGGCAATCGAGGCGATCGAGGCGGTCGGCCGAGCCAATATCAATGCCACGACTTTGTTCCACGTCATGGAAACGCCAGGAAGGGATGGAATACGAGGCGTCTTGAATGGGGAAACTCAATATACTGTTGTTATGAGCGCTGTCCAGGGCTACTTCCGTGGTTACTATTGGAAATAACTTGGAACTCTGGAGTCTACTGTTGACAGTCGTGCCAAACTAGTATTTATATGGTTAGTCTGTAGTTTGTGGTGTGAATGCTGTACACCCTCTAGCGTCAATTTTTATACTTTTTGCActgaaacaaaaaaaacagTAAAAGTATTATCGATTGACTCGATTCTAATTTTTGGTTGTAACCTTTGGGGCTTCCCTACCTGATTCCCTTAGTGTAGTGTTGAAATATTAGACTATCAAATGGAACACAACTGGCAGATCGATGTCGTGTGGGACATGTGGCAATGTGATGTGTTctatttgttattgttgcaACTGTTGTGCACTAAATCGTAGCGTCAATTTGATGTTTGGTTGCTTATTACAATATGCATAGCACAACAGAAAGTGAGGTGTTCATGTTTtcaggtgtctgtctgtctgtctgtcttttgcgtccatctgtctgtctgtctgtctttgtgtctatctgccgtctgtgtctgtctgtctttgtgtctgtctgtctttgtgtctgtctgtccttgtgtctgtctgtctttgtgtctgtctatcagtctgtctgtctttgtgtctatctgtctttgtgtctgtctgtctgtctttgtgtctgtctgtctttgtgtctgtctgtctttgtgtctgtctgtctttgcgtctatctgtctgtctgtctttgtgtctatCTGCCGTCTTTGCGTCTGtctctatcagtctgtctgtctttgtgtctgtatgtctttgtatctgtctctatcagtctgtctgtctttgtgtctgtctgtctgtgtgtctatctgtctgtctgtctgtctgtgtctatcagtctgtctgtgtttctatctgtctttgtgtctgtctgtcattgtgtctatctgtctgtctgtgtgtctatcagtctgtctgtctttgtgtctatctgtctgtttgtctgtctttgtgtctgtctttgtgtctatctgtctgtctgtttgtctgtctgtctttgtgtctgtctctatcagtctgtctgtctttgtgtctaacagtctgtctgtctttaagtatgtctatctgtctacgtctgcctgtctctctgtctgtctgtttgtctgtctttgtgtctgtctgtctgtctttgtgtctgtctgtctgtctgtttgccatacaccaaaaatcagcaagttctaaggcAACTtggacccaagaggtccctaattacgactaagagtcaaacagttgacaatttgtccattgtctgtctgtaaacacgaTATCTTTTGAATGCTAAATTAACAtatcaatataaaattttCAGACTACGAAGATCTTGCCAATATCTCGGATGACTTTAAAAATGAGCAATTAGAAGTAAACTCCAAATAATAAATGTTTTACATCTACAGCTAGCACACAAGTTGTGCAATCCCATGTAAACAGTTTCTAACTCTTACCGTTTACGGATAAGTACTCTACTGTGCCGTACCTCAACCACACTCAAGTTACATTATATTGTCAGACAATCAACCATGAGCTGTGCAGACTCTATTCATCATTTGTGAATGTCTCTTCAGCGAGCCAGTCAGTACCCTTGGAGGTTAACCCTACCTCTGCAAACGACAGGGTCCATGCCTCCAAGATTACGAGAAAAATGGCCATCTTCAAGTGCTAAATGCAGAGCTGGACTGCCTTGGGTCAAACATACACAACGTCATTGCAAATGATGGTAATACATCATATACATTGATTAAAAATTTTACGATGTAAAACACTAACCTAAGTCTCATATACAAGTTAGACCTGAGTACAACTGTTTGAGTGCTAAAATGATGAGAGACCAGACCAAACTCGTGTAAACCTAAAACGATCTCTTCCACGAGGTCTGCTTTCATCATGAAATACGGTATTCCTTATATACGTCTAATCCGGCCGAATCTAGTGAGTGTTATGTAGCCGTGTCTCGTTCCTCGTTTTTCATACTGCGAGTCTCGTACATGTACCATGTACTAGTAGGTATACTACGTCTAAGTTAAGTGATGAAACCTTATCAATGTTGCAGATTGGTTGTTTCAAAGTCGTCGTCGTCGAAATCAGAGAAGTCGTCTCGTTGATTAAATGCAGTTACGGCTGACGATGGGACTTTGGCTCTAGACTGTAAACCTACAGATAACGCAATACAGACCATCAGAGAtatcacaataaatacacacaataaGTTTTTTTGATGTAGCATTGTATTGTCTGTGTCCATACAAATGGGTTGGTTCAACACATTTACATgctagtctcgcatagccggACTCTTTCCTGCCATCATACTTCTGATGAGAAAGAAGGATGAAAGTGGGGAAGCGTCTGGCTACATGAGACTATTTACATACATTCTAGTTTACAAGCTACTGTCTAATGACATTCTTACTTATttcattttattttaaatatttttaaatatttttaaatatttaattttttttaaatagtatgtttattttttattttttctactttacattttctatattttcatatttttataAGGTTTTTAAATActcttaatttttaaaataattttatatttttatatttttgataTAGTCTTTAAATAGTTTTAAAcagttttaaattttataaatatttttaaatttttagatttttgtttttaaatatttttaatttccTTAAATAACTtttatattttcatatttttgatatactagtagtagtagtctTTAAATAGCTTTAAAcagttttaaaatttttgaatatttttatattttgaaatatttttagGTTTTTagattttaaatatattttaatatttttattttttattttttctattttctatttttcatattttataCTTTTACTTCTTATATTTGTTATATGGtttctaaatatttttatattttcatatttttatatttaaatatttttaatttttatattgttatatttttatatttaaatatttctaaaaattttacatatttttaattttttatatttttatatttaaatattttaaagatttcttatttttatttttcatatttttatttttatttttattttttatgaCAATTAAAATGAGAGAAACTCGTTTAAGAATTTGATGATATAATCAAGCATCACAGACTTCTGGTATCAACATTCACTTCCACCAATTAAAAACTTTCAATTCAAGTGTGTGCTCCGATCCCTTCAATCAAGTCACGAGACCAACAGCACAAATTTGCTCAAACAACATGCACTAACACTGCACAGATGCTAAActaaccaacacacacacgtgcgcgtgcacacatgcatgcacgcacacacacacacacacacacacacacacacacacacacacacacacacacacacacacacacatgcatgcatgcacacacacacgcacacacacgcacgcacacacacacacacacacacacacacacacacacacatgcacgcatgcacacacacacgcatgcacacacgcacgcgcacacacacacacacacacacacacacacacacacaacaaagacacacacaaacacacacacacacacacacacacacacaaacacacacacgcacacacacacacacacacacacacacgcacacacacacacacacacacacacacacacacacacacacacacacacacacatctccaTAGCTATGCCACTGAATTACACAAAAAGTTCAAGCACTCTATAGATTTATAAGTGCACAAGTTCTCTTATACAAAGTGAATACCATTACATGGACTTTGAGACCAAAAGTTATGCAATTAATCATAAACCTTGTTCTACAACTGATTGTGTGTATCGTTCTAGACCAGCTTACCTGCAGGAGGACTGTCTAATACGTCATCTAGATCTTCGAGTTCATTGGATGGACGACTAGCCACAACTCCACTACATGTGTATATGACAATAACACCACGTTGCTACAGTTTGACTGCAAAAGTTTCCAACTTGCCTTGCCGAATGTTTTGCTTCGCTGAAATCATCCATTTCTGTTACGCTACTGAAGTCATCGTCTGACACGTCTACCGCACCTCGATCTACAGCGGGTCCACCAAACAGAGCCACACCACCCTTAGGTCTCTTTCCAGGATCGGGACTCAGTGATATGCTTGCACTCAGTCTGTTGGCTAATGCTGCAACCTAAACACAAATCGTCACGATGTCAGGCAATGCTCATCTACACAGCTTGAACGATAAAGACACAATAGACTTGAAACTCAATACTGCAATGTCGTTCTAGTGGTATTACAGCATCGGTCTTTGATCAGTACATCCATTTAACTGTTATTGTATGTCGAAACATTCATGTGTGTTACAGTTCAGGCCACTCCGAGAAATGGTAATTGCTGGTCCACAGTTCTTAACAATTTGATGCGtgcatattattattatctttATGCTACGCCCACCGAATAAATTTCAATGCTAATTATATCCAATGATTGTACACTTTTtaaacctccctaatccggGCAGTATGGGACCAGTGGCTGTCCGGATTCTAGAAATGTCCAGAAGATAGAGatagctaacgcgcgttatagCCTTAGAATCCCAGACCATTTTAATGTAAGGTTTGATGAACGTCATACAAggtctgcatacagtatgtgtgtacagtacacacttgtactacattgtaatgtgcatgtgtactttgtactacagttacatacgttACATAAGCGTTCTCCTACACACTGGCACGTGGTACTCAAGACGGCTTGAGAATTGAGTGTCTAGACGGGGAGTTTTTTGCCAAGTGCTTACCCTCAGAGCCCCAAGACCTGCTATGCGCTGGGTAGTGTCCGGTCTAACGAG from Corticium candelabrum chromosome 21, ooCorCand1.1, whole genome shotgun sequence encodes the following:
- the LOC134196386 gene encoding acid ceramidase-like, translating into MMRVILWLLFRVACIAALTLPPMPPDMPVKVINLDLSPRMRWQGVIKELVTTYGFEYTYGPAIEYITSNFGKEVLDLLDEVSRDLEGVLIPEYVEELRGCADAARELGYGTLLPLETIITINLLYEFSNFCTSIVTEDGQGQIWHSRNMDWSFGKESLKNISIIADFQKGGVTQYKTITWAGYVGAISGMRPDGFSITIDERFTSDILAIIQSFERLLHHKGVSVGFLSRDVLDNNRTYEAAVKTLAYTPLTTSVYYIVGGTEHNEGCVITRKEEHVEVWEMPNGPQPWFIIETNYDHRYTPPYPDDRRKLAIEAIEAVGRANINATTLFHVMETPGRDGIRGVLNGETQYTVVMSAVQGYFRGYYWK